A region of the Candidatus Methylomirabilota bacterium genome:
AATGCGTGGTGGAAGAAGCTCCGGCGTCGCGAGATGCAGGTGGCCGACGTCGAGGAAGCGGTGACGAATCTCCTCGCGATCGGGATTGTCTGGACGCCGTCGGTGGTGCTGCTGCGGTCGGCGGCCCGTCTGGCCGCGGAACTCGGGCAGCCGATCTATGACTGCCTCTATCTTGCTCTCGCGGCCTCGCATTCTGCCGCGCTGGCGACGGCCGACGACCGACTCCGGCAGGGCGCAACGCGCCTTGGCATCCGGATCTGGAGCGACTGAGGCCCTGGGGTCCTCGCTGGTCAAGGGCTGAGGAGTTAGTAGCCGCGCCGGCGGTCGACCACGTGACGGAGGGGGCGGCCAGCCAGGTAGCGGGCGAGGTTGTCGTTGAAGACGTCGGCTAGCTCTTCGGGAACGTTGGGGCCGGCGATGTGCGGG
Encoded here:
- a CDS encoding type II toxin-antitoxin system VapC family toxin; its protein translation is MTARRAARPPLRARERAARYTLATAGPVVVDASMAFLWFANEPDHAGAGRLLEAESALLAPDLMAAEVANAWWKKLRRREMQVADVEEAVTNLLAIGIVWTPSVVLLRSAARLAAELGQPIYDCLYLALAASHSAALATADDRLRQGATRLGIRIWSD